The following are encoded in a window of uncultured Pseudomonas sp. genomic DNA:
- a CDS encoding ABC transporter ATP-binding protein gives MTDSPLIEVRDLAVEFVTGSRKQRVLEGVSFDIKRGETLALVGESGSGKSVTAHSILRLLPYPLAQHPSGRIHYAGQDLLKLNENKLRGIRGNRIAMVFQEPMTSLNPLHSIEKQINEVLALHKGLRGKAATARTLELLELVGIPEPQKRLKAYPHELSGGQRQRVVIAMALANEPELLIADEPTTALDVTVQLKILELLKDLQARLGMAILLISHDLNLVRRIAHRVCVMQHGHIVEEAACDTLFSAPQHPYTRELLGAEPSGGPVEQPAGEPMLEVDNLRVWFPIKKGLLRRTVDHVKAVDGINFSVPQGHTLGIVGESGSGKSTLGLAILRLLGSQGDIRFQGQAIDQLSQEQVRPLRRQMQVVFQDPFGSLSPRMSVSQIVGEGLQIHGMGTAAEQEQAIIDALVEVDLDPDTRHRYPHEFSGGQRQRIAIARALVLKPALILLDEPTSALDRTVQRQVVELLRSLQAKYNLTYLFISHDLAVVKALSHHVMVVKQGKVVEQGPAERVFAAPQDIYTQQLLEAAFMVPAD, from the coding sequence ATGACCGACTCCCCCCTCATCGAAGTCCGCGACCTGGCTGTCGAGTTCGTTACCGGCAGCCGCAAACAACGGGTCCTGGAAGGCGTCAGCTTCGACATCAAACGCGGTGAAACCCTGGCGTTGGTGGGCGAAAGCGGCTCCGGTAAATCGGTGACGGCGCATTCCATCCTGCGCCTGCTGCCCTACCCGCTGGCCCAACATCCAAGCGGCAGGATTCACTATGCCGGGCAGGACTTGCTCAAGCTCAACGAAAACAAACTGCGCGGCATTCGCGGCAACCGCATCGCCATGGTCTTTCAGGAGCCCATGACCTCGCTCAACCCGCTGCACAGCATCGAAAAGCAGATCAACGAAGTGCTAGCCCTGCACAAGGGGCTACGCGGCAAGGCTGCCACGGCGCGCACCCTTGAGTTGCTGGAGCTGGTCGGCATTCCCGAACCGCAGAAACGCCTCAAGGCTTATCCACATGAGCTGTCAGGCGGACAACGTCAGCGCGTGGTGATTGCCATGGCGCTGGCCAACGAGCCGGAACTGCTGATCGCTGACGAGCCGACGACGGCGCTGGACGTTACCGTGCAGCTGAAGATTCTCGAACTGCTCAAGGACTTGCAGGCGCGTTTGGGCATGGCGATCCTGTTGATCAGCCACGACCTCAACCTGGTGCGACGCATTGCTCACCGAGTCTGCGTCATGCAGCACGGGCATATCGTCGAAGAAGCCGCTTGCGACACACTGTTTAGCGCCCCACAACACCCCTACACCCGTGAGCTGTTGGGGGCCGAACCTTCCGGCGGCCCGGTCGAGCAACCAGCCGGTGAGCCAATGCTGGAAGTCGACAACCTGCGCGTATGGTTCCCGATCAAAAAAGGCCTGCTGCGGCGCACCGTCGATCACGTCAAAGCGGTGGATGGCATCAACTTCAGCGTGCCGCAGGGGCATACCTTGGGCATCGTTGGTGAAAGCGGATCAGGCAAGTCCACCCTTGGCTTGGCGATCTTGCGCCTGCTCGGCAGCCAAGGTGACATTCGCTTCCAGGGGCAGGCAATTGATCAGCTCTCGCAAGAGCAGGTCCGGCCGCTGAGGCGACAAATGCAGGTGGTCTTTCAGGACCCGTTTGGCAGCCTCAGCCCGCGCATGTCAGTCAGCCAGATTGTCGGCGAAGGCTTACAGATTCATGGCATGGGCACTGCAGCCGAGCAGGAGCAGGCGATTATCGATGCCCTGGTTGAAGTCGATCTTGACCCAGACACCCGCCATCGCTATCCGCATGAGTTCTCCGGCGGTCAGCGCCAGCGCATTGCCATTGCCCGCGCCCTGGTACTCAAACCCGCATTGATTCTGCTCGATGAGCCGACCTCGGCACTCGACCGCACCGTGCAACGCCAGGTAGTCGAACTGCTACGGTCGCTGCAGGCCAAATACAACCTGACGTACCTGTTTATTAGCCACGACCTGGCCGTGGTTAAAGCCCTGAGCCATCACGTGATGGTGGTCAAACAGGGCAAAGTAGTCGAGCAAGGACCTGCGGAACGTGTCTTTGCCGCGCCACAGGACATCTATACACAGCAATTGCTGGAAGCGGCCTTTATGGTCCCAGCTGATTAA
- a CDS encoding extracellular solute-binding protein — translation MRPLLSLFLCLAISSSAWATLYTSHGYAQFGELKYPASFTHFAWVNPEAPKGGTLRMMANGTFDTLNPYTLKGSSPISTANFLQYGVNELNAPLMVGTGAYDPSGDEPASSYGLIAESVEYSDDRSWVVFNLRPEARFHDGKPITAYDVAFSYRLLLKQGHPQYRSNLQEVKRVDILNRHSIRFILKRAGSSLLILRLGELPVLPQHYWKDRDFKATTYEPPLGSGPYRITNVSPGRSLRFERVKDWWGAQLPVNRGKYNFDRVDVEFYRDSHVAFEAFKAGEFDVYIEQQAKNWANGYRFPAMSRGEVIKAEIAHQIPTQTQALFMNTRREKFAERKVREALGLMFDFEWANRALFNSSYIRAKSYYPNSEFSAKGKPEGAEWLLLSPYRKQLPARLFREPFTMPQTDGRGIPRATLRHALGLLAEAGWKPSGQRLLNKQGQPFTLEILLVNPNLERILQPFARNLSNIGIQANLRIVDRAQYKQRLDQYDFDMILLTLPQTLSPGLEQSQYFHSSQVNVKGGRNYAGINHPVVDAMIEKIQLAQTRIEQVAATRALDRVLLWQHYTIPNWYIDYHRLAYRNRFAFVATPPYTLGLRTWWLKSMENAE, via the coding sequence ATACGTCCCCTCCTCTCGCTGTTTCTCTGCCTGGCCATCAGTTCGTCCGCCTGGGCCACCCTGTATACAAGTCACGGCTACGCCCAATTTGGCGAGCTGAAGTACCCTGCCAGCTTCACCCATTTTGCCTGGGTCAACCCGGAAGCCCCAAAAGGTGGCACCCTGCGGATGATGGCCAACGGCACCTTCGACACGCTCAACCCGTACACCCTCAAGGGCAGCAGCCCGATCAGCACCGCCAATTTCCTGCAATATGGGGTCAATGAACTTAACGCGCCCTTGATGGTTGGCACCGGGGCCTACGATCCTTCCGGCGATGAACCGGCCTCAAGCTACGGGCTGATCGCCGAGTCGGTGGAGTACAGCGACGATCGCAGCTGGGTGGTGTTCAACCTACGCCCCGAGGCGCGCTTCCATGACGGCAAGCCGATTACCGCCTACGACGTGGCTTTTTCCTACCGCTTGCTGCTCAAGCAAGGTCATCCGCAGTACCGCAGCAACCTGCAGGAAGTGAAACGCGTCGACATCCTCAATCGCCACAGCATCCGCTTTATCCTCAAGCGTGCCGGCAGTTCGTTACTGATTTTGCGCCTGGGCGAGCTGCCGGTGCTGCCGCAGCACTATTGGAAAGACCGCGACTTCAAGGCCACCACCTACGAGCCACCGCTGGGCAGCGGACCCTATCGCATCACCAACGTCAGCCCGGGGCGTAGCCTGCGCTTCGAGAGAGTCAAAGACTGGTGGGGCGCGCAACTTCCGGTTAACCGTGGCAAGTACAATTTCGATCGAGTAGACGTCGAGTTCTACCGCGACAGCCATGTCGCATTCGAAGCGTTCAAGGCAGGTGAGTTCGACGTCTACATCGAACAACAGGCAAAGAACTGGGCCAACGGTTATCGCTTTCCCGCGATGAGTCGCGGAGAAGTGATCAAGGCGGAGATCGCCCACCAAATCCCCACCCAGACCCAGGCACTGTTCATGAACACCCGGCGCGAGAAATTCGCCGAGCGTAAAGTCCGTGAGGCCCTTGGCTTGATGTTCGACTTTGAGTGGGCTAACCGCGCCTTGTTCAACAGTTCATACATACGCGCCAAAAGCTATTACCCCAACAGCGAGTTCTCCGCCAAAGGCAAGCCAGAGGGCGCAGAGTGGCTGCTACTGTCGCCCTACCGTAAACAACTGCCGGCGCGCCTGTTCCGCGAACCCTTCACCATGCCGCAAACCGATGGCCGTGGTATCCCACGGGCAACCTTGCGCCACGCCTTGGGTTTATTAGCCGAAGCCGGCTGGAAGCCTTCAGGGCAACGTTTACTCAATAAACAAGGTCAGCCGTTCACCTTAGAGATTCTCCTGGTCAACCCGAACCTTGAGCGTATTCTCCAGCCTTTTGCCCGCAACCTCAGCAACATCGGCATCCAGGCCAACCTGCGTATCGTTGATCGCGCCCAGTACAAACAGCGGCTCGATCAGTACGACTTCGACATGATCCTGCTCACCCTGCCGCAAACCCTCAGCCCCGGTCTTGAACAGTCACAGTACTTCCACTCATCGCAAGTCAACGTCAAGGGCGGCAGAAACTACGCCGGGATTAACCACCCCGTGGTCGACGCGATGATTGAAAAAATTCAGCTGGCTCAAACACGAATTGAACAAGTGGCGGCCACCCGCGCCCTTGACCGGGTGCTGCTGTGGCAGCACTACACCATCCCGAACTGGTATATCGACTACCACCGCCTGGCTTACCGCAACCGATTTGCCTTCGTCGCCACGCCGCCCTACACCCTGGGCCTGCGTACCTGGTGGCTAAAATCCATGGAGAACGCTGAATGA
- the fabI gene encoding enoyl-ACP reductase FabI, with protein sequence MGFLSGKRVLIVGVASKLSIASGIAAAMHREGAELAFTYQNEKLKGRVEGFAADWGSNADLCFPCDVANDEEIASVFAALSKKWDGLDCIVHSVGFAPGDQLDGDFTDVTTREGFRIAHDISAYSFVALAKGGREMMKGRNGSLLTLSYLGAERTMPNYNVMGMAKASLEAGVRYLAGSLGPEGTRVNAISAGPIRTLAASGIKSFRKMLAANEKQTPLRRNVTIDEVGNAGAFLCSDLASGVSGEIMYVDGGFNTTAMGAMDE encoded by the coding sequence ATGGGTTTTCTAAGCGGCAAGCGCGTACTGATCGTTGGCGTCGCCAGCAAACTGTCCATCGCCTCCGGCATCGCGGCAGCCATGCACCGTGAAGGCGCCGAACTGGCCTTCACCTACCAGAACGAAAAGCTCAAGGGCCGGGTTGAAGGCTTTGCTGCTGACTGGGGCTCAAACGCTGACCTGTGCTTCCCGTGCGACGTGGCTAATGACGAAGAAATCGCCTCGGTATTTGCAGCACTGAGCAAGAAGTGGGACGGTTTGGATTGCATCGTGCACTCCGTCGGCTTTGCACCTGGCGACCAGCTGGACGGCGACTTTACTGACGTCACCACCCGCGAAGGCTTCCGCATCGCTCACGACATCAGCGCCTACAGCTTCGTGGCCCTGGCCAAAGGCGGCCGCGAGATGATGAAAGGCCGCAACGGCAGCCTGCTCACCCTCTCCTACCTGGGTGCCGAGCGCACCATGCCTAACTACAACGTCATGGGCATGGCCAAAGCCAGCCTGGAAGCCGGCGTACGCTACTTGGCAGGCAGCCTCGGTCCAGAAGGCACCCGCGTCAACGCCATCTCGGCCGGCCCTATCCGCACTTTGGCGGCCTCCGGGATCAAGAGCTTCCGCAAGATGCTCGCTGCCAACGAGAAGCAGACCCCGCTGCGCCGCAACGTCACCATCGATGAAGTCGGCAACGCCGGTGCGTTCCTCTGCTCGGACCTGGCCTCGGGTGTGAGCGGTGAAATCATGTATGTCGATGGCGGCTTCAACACCACCGCCATGGGCGCGATGGACGAATAA
- a CDS encoding ABC transporter permease: protein MTLSPINQRRFQLFKAHKRGWWSLWIFLVLFFVTLGAELIANDKPLVVSYDSELYFPVFKRYPETTFGGEFPLQANYKSPYIQELIKEKDGWMIWPLIRYSYSSINYDLQVPAPAPPSAENWLGTDDQGRDVLARVIYGFRISVLFALILTLASSLIGVFAGALQGFYGGWVDLVGQRFLEVWSGLPVLYLLIILASFVQPNFWWLLGIMLLFSWMSLVDVVRAEFLRGRNLEYVRAARALGMQNGSIMFRHILPNAMISTMTFMPFILTGAIGTLTALDFLGFGLPPGAPSLGELVAQGKSNLQAPWLGISAFAVLALMLSLLVFIGEASRDAFDPRK from the coding sequence ATGACACTCTCCCCGATCAATCAACGACGCTTCCAGCTGTTCAAGGCGCACAAACGCGGCTGGTGGTCGCTGTGGATTTTCCTCGTATTATTTTTCGTCACCCTGGGCGCCGAACTGATCGCCAACGACAAGCCGCTGGTGGTGAGCTACGACAGCGAACTGTATTTCCCGGTATTTAAGCGCTACCCGGAAACCACTTTCGGTGGTGAGTTCCCGCTGCAGGCCAACTACAAGAGCCCATATATCCAGGAACTGATCAAGGAAAAAGACGGCTGGATGATCTGGCCGCTGATCCGTTACAGCTACTCCAGCATCAACTACGACCTGCAAGTGCCCGCGCCGGCCCCACCCTCGGCAGAGAACTGGCTGGGCACCGATGACCAGGGCCGTGATGTGCTGGCGCGGGTGATCTACGGCTTTCGCATTTCCGTGTTGTTTGCCCTGATTCTGACGCTGGCAAGCTCGCTGATCGGCGTATTTGCCGGCGCGTTGCAGGGCTTCTACGGCGGCTGGGTCGATTTGGTGGGTCAGCGCTTTCTCGAAGTCTGGTCGGGCTTGCCGGTGCTCTACTTGCTGATCATCCTGGCCAGCTTCGTGCAACCAAATTTCTGGTGGCTGCTGGGCATCATGCTGCTGTTTTCCTGGATGAGCCTGGTGGATGTGGTGCGCGCCGAGTTCCTGCGTGGACGCAACCTGGAATATGTACGGGCCGCGCGCGCGCTGGGCATGCAGAACGGCTCGATCATGTTCCGCCACATCCTGCCCAACGCCATGATCTCGACCATGACCTTTATGCCGTTCATCCTCACCGGCGCAATTGGCACCCTCACTGCACTGGACTTCCTCGGCTTTGGTCTGCCCCCTGGCGCACCGTCGCTGGGTGAATTGGTGGCCCAGGGCAAGTCCAACCTGCAAGCACCGTGGCTGGGCATCAGCGCCTTTGCCGTGCTCGCCCTGATGCTTAGCCTGCTGGTGTTTATCGGCGAAGCCTCACGTGACGCCTTCGATCCGAGGAAATAA
- a CDS encoding microcin C ABC transporter permease YejB codes for MLAYIFRRLLLIIPTLFGILLINFVIIQAAPGGPVEQMIAKLEGFDGATSRIAGGGAEVSVAGSNYRGAQGLDPDLVAEIERMYGFDKSAPERFWLMLKSYAQLDFGSSFFRDAEVIDLIIEKMPVSISLGLWSTLIMYLVSIPLGIAKATRHGSAFDVWTSSMIIVGYAIPAFLFAILLIVLFAGGSYWDLFPLRGLTSNNFDELSFSGKLLDYFWHLALPVTALVIGNFATLTLLTKNSFLDEINKQYVVTARAKGLSNNRVLYGHVFRNAMLIIIAGFPAAFIGIFFTGSLLIEVIFSLDGLGLMSFEAAINRDYPVVFGTLFIFTLLGLVVKLIGDITYTLVDPRIDFESREG; via the coding sequence ATGCTGGCGTATATCTTTCGTCGCCTCTTGCTGATCATTCCCACCCTGTTCGGTATTTTGCTGATCAACTTCGTCATCATCCAGGCTGCCCCCGGCGGTCCGGTTGAGCAGATGATTGCCAAGCTGGAAGGCTTCGATGGCGCGACCAGCCGCATTGCTGGCGGCGGTGCCGAAGTTTCAGTGGCGGGCTCCAATTATCGCGGTGCACAAGGACTTGACCCTGATCTGGTAGCTGAAATCGAGCGTATGTATGGCTTCGATAAATCGGCCCCCGAGCGCTTCTGGCTGATGCTCAAGAGCTACGCACAACTGGACTTTGGCTCCAGCTTCTTTCGCGATGCCGAGGTCATCGACCTGATCATCGAGAAGATGCCGGTGTCGATCTCCCTAGGCCTGTGGAGCACCCTGATCATGTACCTGGTGTCGATCCCGCTGGGTATCGCCAAGGCCACCCGTCATGGCAGTGCTTTCGATGTCTGGACCAGTTCGATGATCATCGTTGGCTACGCCATCCCGGCGTTTTTGTTCGCCATCCTGCTCATCGTGCTGTTTGCCGGCGGCAGTTACTGGGATTTGTTCCCACTGCGCGGCCTGACCTCGAACAACTTCGATGAACTGAGCTTTAGCGGCAAGCTGCTCGACTACTTCTGGCACCTCGCTCTGCCCGTTACAGCCTTGGTGATCGGTAACTTCGCCACCCTGACGCTGCTGACCAAAAACAGCTTTCTTGATGAGATCAACAAACAATATGTGGTCACCGCGAGGGCCAAGGGCTTGAGCAACAACCGCGTGCTCTACGGCCATGTGTTTCGCAACGCCATGCTGATCATCATCGCCGGCTTCCCCGCGGCCTTTATCGGCATTTTCTTTACTGGCTCCTTGCTCATCGAGGTGATTTTCTCCCTCGACGGCCTGGGCCTGATGAGCTTCGAGGCCGCCATCAACCGTGACTACCCGGTGGTGTTCGGCACTCTGTTTATCTTCACGCTGCTGGGTTTGGTGGTGAAATTGATCGGCGACATTACCTACACCCTGGTCGATCCGCGCATCGACTTCGAAAGCCGGGAGGGTTGA
- a CDS encoding extracellular solute-binding protein has product MTRALRTLLIHFSSIALLGAAGLALAGPKHAQTLYDEPPKYPASFTHFDYANPDAPKGGTLRQAGFGSFDSLNPFINKGVAADDIGMIYDTLTRHGLDEPFTEYGLLAEKIEKAPDNAWVRFYLRPQARFHDGQPVTAEDVKFTFDTLMSQGAPMYRGYYADVEKVEVESPLRVRFVFKHAGNRELPLIVGQLPVLPKHWWAERDFSKGNLDIPLGSGPYKVADVQAGRSIRYERVKDWWGQDLPVNRGFYNFDTLQTDYYRDNTVALEALKAGQFDFWLETSAKNWATAYNTEAVANGQLIKEEITNHNPTGMQGFIFNTRRPLFSDRRVREALGLLFDYEWTNRQLFNGAYTRTRSYFDNSELASVGLPSADELKLLEPLREQVPPQVFSDEYQPSVTDGSGIIREQQRRAYQLLQEAGWRIDGDQMLDGTGKPVSFEFLLAQTEFERVLLPFKRNLADLGIELVIRRVDVSQYINRLRSRDYDLIVGGFGQSNSPGNEQREYWHSSSADNPGSRNFIGLKDPAVDSLVEGLINADSRQSLISHTRALDRVLLWGHYVVPNWHIKTWRVAYWNRFEHPKVTPQYDIGLHTWWAREQSPEAAAVSAPLSTEQ; this is encoded by the coding sequence ATGACCCGTGCATTGCGCACCCTGCTCATCCACTTCAGCAGCATTGCCCTGCTTGGCGCTGCCGGCCTGGCTTTGGCCGGCCCTAAGCATGCACAAACCCTGTATGACGAGCCGCCCAAATACCCGGCCAGCTTCACCCACTTTGATTACGCCAACCCGGATGCCCCCAAGGGCGGCACCTTGCGTCAAGCGGGCTTTGGCAGCTTTGACAGCCTAAACCCCTTTATCAACAAGGGTGTGGCTGCCGACGACATCGGCATGATCTACGACACCCTGACCCGCCATGGCCTGGACGAACCCTTTACCGAATACGGCCTGCTCGCCGAGAAAATTGAGAAAGCCCCGGACAATGCCTGGGTACGCTTCTATCTTCGTCCGCAAGCACGCTTTCACGACGGCCAGCCGGTGACTGCCGAAGACGTTAAGTTCACCTTCGACACCCTGATGAGCCAAGGCGCGCCGATGTACCGCGGCTATTACGCGGATGTTGAAAAGGTCGAAGTCGAAAGCCCCCTGCGTGTTCGCTTCGTGTTCAAGCATGCCGGCAATCGTGAACTGCCGCTGATCGTCGGCCAGCTACCGGTGCTGCCGAAGCACTGGTGGGCCGAGCGCGACTTCAGCAAAGGCAATCTGGATATCCCCCTGGGCAGCGGACCTTATAAAGTGGCCGACGTCCAGGCCGGACGCTCGATACGCTACGAACGGGTCAAGGACTGGTGGGGTCAGGACTTGCCGGTTAACCGCGGCTTCTACAATTTCGACACCCTGCAAACCGACTACTACCGCGACAACACGGTAGCCCTGGAAGCGCTCAAGGCCGGTCAGTTCGACTTCTGGCTGGAAACCAGCGCGAAGAACTGGGCCACCGCCTACAACACCGAGGCCGTCGCCAACGGCCAACTGATCAAGGAAGAAATCACCAATCACAACCCCACCGGCATGCAGGGGTTTATTTTCAACACACGCCGCCCGTTGTTCAGCGACCGCCGCGTGCGTGAAGCCTTGGGCCTGCTGTTTGATTACGAGTGGACCAACCGCCAGCTGTTCAACGGCGCATATACCCGCACCCGCAGCTACTTCGACAACTCTGAACTGGCTTCAGTCGGCTTGCCCTCTGCTGATGAGCTGAAGCTGCTGGAACCTTTGCGCGAACAAGTACCGCCACAGGTGTTCAGCGACGAATACCAGCCTTCGGTTACGGATGGCAGCGGGATCATTCGCGAGCAGCAGCGCCGCGCCTACCAGCTCTTGCAAGAGGCCGGCTGGCGGATCGATGGCGATCAGATGCTCGACGGCACCGGCAAGCCGGTGAGCTTCGAGTTTCTCTTGGCACAAACCGAATTCGAACGCGTATTGCTGCCGTTCAAACGCAACCTGGCCGATCTCGGCATCGAACTGGTGATTCGCCGCGTTGACGTATCGCAGTACATCAATCGCCTGCGCTCGCGCGATTACGACCTGATCGTTGGCGGCTTTGGCCAGTCCAACTCACCCGGGAACGAGCAACGCGAATACTGGCATTCCAGCAGCGCCGACAACCCCGGCAGCCGTAACTTTATCGGCCTCAAAGACCCGGCTGTCGACAGCCTGGTCGAGGGCTTGATCAATGCCGACTCCCGGCAAAGCCTGATCAGCCACACCCGCGCCCTCGACCGCGTGCTGTTGTGGGGCCATTACGTGGTGCCCAACTGGCATATCAAAACCTGGCGCGTGGCCTACTGGAACCGCTTTGAGCACCCCAAAGTGACGCCGCAATACGACATAGGCTTGCACACCTGGTGGGCCCGCGAGCAATCACCCGAAGCGGCGGCCGTTAGCGCGCCGTTGAGCACGGAGCAATAA
- a CDS encoding HDOD domain-containing protein has product MQSWIDHFNQAELPALATVVQDLQRLTLGDKSSVQQLADVLLRDAALTAKVLRIGNSVYYNPSQEAIRTISRAIVLIGFDNVRQIGLSVSLIDGLLARSSRDQLAELLACSFHAAVQARNIAGYLLTKNDEEVFIAALLHNVGELAFWGCAGDAADELASALAQPGIETDEVVMQLLGTSFRQLSLALVKSWNLGDTVSLAHQSTSQNDPAVKAVTLGAKISQAALQGWDTPAMEALVGQLACLIGVTPEEAMQQVLASAEETVKMAATFGASQLCKLIPNTDPEQIRLQREQRKVQLLQPNLLVLQQALQDLGLMLSRRSEVALVLDTLFKGLHQGAGLERVMLVVLADGKTCFRAKRVIGEGTESWAEDFVLPVSLREQPHIFSYALRNKEVLWMGVPASYNLNELVTQPIRQRLGQGMFFVAPLLAGTREIGLLYADCRVSGRALKHEQFVAFQRFSQLTGRCLDAMSRKA; this is encoded by the coding sequence TTGCAGTCATGGATTGACCACTTCAACCAAGCCGAATTACCTGCCCTGGCGACGGTCGTGCAGGACCTGCAGCGCCTGACGCTGGGCGATAAATCATCGGTTCAGCAGTTGGCGGATGTTTTGTTGCGTGATGCTGCACTGACCGCCAAGGTCCTGCGCATCGGCAATAGTGTGTATTACAACCCTTCCCAGGAAGCCATTCGCACCATCTCCCGGGCCATTGTGCTGATCGGTTTCGATAACGTACGGCAAATCGGCCTGTCGGTCAGCTTGATTGATGGTTTGCTGGCGCGCAGTTCACGCGATCAGCTCGCGGAGTTGCTGGCCTGCTCTTTCCACGCGGCCGTGCAGGCGCGCAATATCGCCGGCTATTTACTGACTAAAAATGACGAGGAAGTGTTTATCGCCGCGTTGTTGCATAACGTCGGTGAGTTGGCGTTCTGGGGCTGCGCGGGCGATGCCGCCGATGAATTAGCCAGCGCCTTAGCTCAGCCTGGGATTGAAACCGATGAGGTAGTGATGCAGTTGCTCGGCACCAGCTTTCGCCAGTTGAGCCTGGCCCTGGTGAAAAGCTGGAACCTGGGCGACACCGTGAGTCTGGCGCATCAGTCCACCAGCCAGAATGATCCAGCGGTTAAGGCTGTGACCCTGGGGGCGAAGATTAGTCAGGCGGCATTGCAGGGTTGGGATACGCCGGCCATGGAGGCGTTGGTCGGGCAGTTGGCCTGTCTTATTGGGGTCACTCCGGAGGAAGCCATGCAGCAAGTGCTGGCCAGTGCCGAGGAGACGGTGAAGATGGCCGCGACTTTTGGCGCCAGTCAGCTGTGCAAGCTGATCCCCAATACCGACCCGGAGCAGATTCGCCTGCAGCGTGAGCAGCGCAAGGTGCAGTTGCTGCAGCCCAACTTACTGGTGTTGCAGCAAGCCCTGCAGGATCTCGGGCTGATGCTTTCGCGGCGTAGCGAAGTTGCTTTGGTGCTCGACACCCTGTTCAAGGGGCTGCATCAGGGGGCAGGTTTGGAGCGCGTCATGCTGGTGGTGCTGGCCGACGGGAAAACTTGCTTTCGCGCCAAACGGGTGATTGGCGAGGGCACGGAAAGCTGGGCGGAAGATTTTGTCTTGCCCGTTTCCCTGCGTGAGCAGCCACATATATTCAGTTATGCGCTGCGCAATAAAGAGGTGCTATGGATGGGGGTACCAGCCAGTTACAACCTTAATGAACTGGTCACCCAACCGATTCGTCAGCGCCTGGGCCAAGGCATGTTCTTTGTTGCGCCGCTGTTGGCCGGCACCCGGGAAATTGGCCTGCTGTATGCCGATTGCCGGGTCTCCGGGCGGGCGTTGAAGCATGAGCAGTTTGTCGCCTTTCAGCGGTTTAGCCAGCTGACGGGGCGTTGCCTGGATGCGATGAGCAGGAAGGCCTGA